One stretch of Nicotiana tabacum cultivar K326 chromosome 18, ASM71507v2, whole genome shotgun sequence DNA includes these proteins:
- the LOC107766032 gene encoding uncharacterized protein LOC107766032, whose product MSAIVCGSKRSNFFEDLQSTPSSPSSSPPVSKRIRCSPSSFSPPRSSSAATIYFSTPSSAIDHLLSVFPDMDKQLLERALEECGDDLDSAIKRLNELRLGSAENLGPLTGRSDATQEIGSQILTQGNGGPIPTEDSSAAKELHMESTEWVELFVREMMSASNIDDAKARASRALEVLEKSICARAKEATARDVQQENNMLKQQVEALIQENSILKRAFAIQRERQKEFEDRGHEVNQLKQLVAQYQEQLRTLEVNNYALSMHLKQAQQSNSIPGRFHPDVF is encoded by the exons ATGTCTGCTATAGTGTGCGGCAGCAAGAGATCCAATTTCTTCGAAGATTTGCAGTCAACACCATCGTCGCCGTCGTCTTCGCCGCCGGTTTCTAAGAGGATCCGTTGCTCTCCGTCTTCTTTCTCGCCGCCGCGATCCTCCTCCGCCGCCACTATTTATTTCTCTACTCCGTCCTCGGCGATCGATCATCTGCTATCGGTCTTCCCTGATATGGACAAACAg TTGCTTGAGAGAGCACTAGAAGAATGTGGTGATGATCTGGATTCTGCCATCAAAAGACTAAATGAGCTTCGCTTGGGGTCTGCTGAGAATCTGGGGCCCCTCACAGGAAGATCTGATGCTACCCAGGAGATCGGCAGCCAGATCTTAACTCAAG GTAATGGTGGGCCCATACCTACAGAAGATTCATCGGCAGCAAAAGAACTGCACATGGAGAGTACAGAATGGGTGGAGCTGTTTGTTAGAGAGATGATGAGTGCCTCAAATATAGATGATGCTAAAGCCCGTGCTTCACGAGCTCTTGAAGTCTTGGAGAAGTCTATTTGTGCCCGCGCAAAAGAGGCAACAGCTCGCGATGTTCAGCAG GAAAACAACATGCTCAAGCAGCAGGTAGAAGCTCTTATTCAAGAGAATTCTATTTTGAAGCGAGCATTTGCTATTCAACGTGAGCGTCAAAAGGAGTTTGAGGATAGAGGGCATGAGGTGAATCAGCTGAAGCAGTTGGTGGCTCAGTACCAGGAGCAGCTGAGAACGCTTGAG GTTAATAACTATGCGCTGTCGATGCATCTCAAGCAGGCTCAACAAAGCAACTCTATCCCCGGGCGTTTCCATCCGGACGTCTTTTAA